In Syntrophotaleaceae bacterium, a genomic segment contains:
- a CDS encoding GLUG motif-containing protein, with protein MVLVGFFLVAGFSSVCAVDAIASFTVNSAADAPDALPGDGLCADVSGNCTLRAAVMEMNQVAAGGIEFDPQGTDFVITLPAGHYILALAGRGEDAAATGDLDILAQTVITGEGGETIIDADGIDRVFHVAAGAHLALRNLAVQGGRAEGAGLGEQGGGVLNEGALHLDRVLITENLATYGGGIANYGSLDGSMVRITHNQAQSPVDPDNPGFVYGSGGGIHNGVSNSAVIDIDRSAIEYNAAVSSGGGVNNAGNGRYYAYETIIGGNLTLTNVSVSHNEAEIGGGLILDQGSRAQLVHCTIAFNEGRGLVGNGAPSFDMFGNLVAENKQYLGADTYENCYQISDSSRGNASLNPDYFYYPDAPYGHNLSSDGSCYFSSAIGGINAQSPGLSDSPLYADDFPTVGTYVPGEGSPALDAIATEDAVVFEDLFGAVRPQGAGIDIGAQESAPVSFAGGDGSEGDPFQVATAAQLAQLKSYRGEAHVDKHFIQVADIDLGVSPWNTGAGWEPIGGYLDAVSFRGTYDGNGYTIKNLTINTTNSETYASLFGRVGYQGTISNLRLENIAITATGHAGGISGYLEGGSLHNCQVSGQIDLASGMQWYAGGFVGYLSGSIENSHASVSISSSAGEKIGGMVGAAAHATITNSYATGNVSGFRSVGGLIGEVWNNVRIENVYAAGAVSGSQNTGGLVGTPGFDQAFVVNSYYNSDISGQSDTGKGEPLTTAQMGTVAAFAGWDFTAVWQIVEGVTFPYLRSHAFFSTTPVLLSPFNGAAVAGSSPLLSWLPVKAPAQGEIAGYEVQICTDPGFSSENTLSRMVWLGEPLVGSLGIAGILLGGACLINGRRRRLAILAAGLVLTGALVGGCGGGSSSDNTQNVEDPEEIAALTLEVQDTLEEGTTYYWRVRAVDSLNEASDWSPTWSFSTPGQR; from the coding sequence ATGGTTTTGGTTGGTTTTTTTCTTGTTGCCGGATTCTCTTCCGTCTGTGCCGTAGACGCCATCGCAAGTTTTACCGTGAACAGTGCCGCAGACGCTCCCGATGCCCTTCCGGGTGATGGTCTTTGTGCCGATGTTTCGGGCAACTGCACCCTGCGCGCCGCCGTCATGGAAATGAATCAGGTTGCGGCCGGAGGGATTGAGTTTGATCCGCAGGGCACTGACTTTGTCATCACTCTTCCTGCCGGGCATTACATCCTGGCTCTGGCGGGCAGGGGTGAAGACGCGGCAGCCACAGGGGATCTGGATATCCTTGCCCAGACTGTTATCACCGGCGAGGGCGGCGAAACCATCATCGATGCCGACGGGATCGACCGTGTGTTTCATGTCGCCGCAGGAGCGCACCTTGCCTTGCGCAACCTGGCTGTCCAGGGGGGCAGGGCAGAGGGCGCCGGGCTCGGGGAGCAGGGGGGCGGGGTATTGAACGAAGGGGCCCTCCACCTCGATCGCGTCCTGATTACAGAGAATCTGGCAACCTACGGCGGCGGCATTGCCAATTACGGCAGCCTCGACGGCTCCATGGTCCGGATAACTCATAACCAGGCCCAATCACCGGTCGATCCGGACAATCCCGGTTTCGTCTACGGGTCCGGGGGTGGCATCCATAATGGTGTCAGCAACAGCGCGGTGATCGATATCGATCGATCCGCCATCGAATACAACGCTGCCGTTTCTTCCGGCGGTGGAGTCAATAACGCCGGTAACGGCAGATATTACGCTTATGAAACCATCATCGGCGGGAACTTGACGCTGACCAATGTTTCTGTTTCTCATAACGAGGCGGAAATCGGGGGCGGCCTGATCCTGGATCAGGGAAGCCGGGCCCAGTTGGTCCATTGTACAATCGCTTTCAACGAAGGGAGAGGCCTTGTTGGAAACGGAGCGCCATCGTTTGATATGTTCGGAAATCTTGTCGCCGAGAATAAACAGTATCTCGGCGCTGACACTTACGAAAACTGCTATCAGATCTCGGATTCGAGCCGGGGCAATGCCTCATTGAATCCGGATTATTTTTATTATCCCGATGCTCCCTATGGTCATAATCTCAGCAGCGACGGGTCGTGCTATTTTTCATCGGCGATTGGAGGCATCAATGCTCAGTCGCCAGGGTTGAGTGATTCACCACTGTATGCGGATGACTTCCCGACGGTCGGAACCTACGTTCCGGGCGAGGGGAGTCCGGCCCTCGATGCCATAGCGACGGAGGACGCTGTAGTTTTTGAAGATCTTTTTGGCGCAGTCCGCCCCCAGGGAGCCGGCATCGATATCGGGGCCCAGGAATCGGCGCCGGTGAGTTTTGCCGGGGGTGACGGCAGCGAAGGCGACCCGTTCCAGGTGGCGACCGCGGCCCAATTGGCCCAATTGAAGAGCTATCGAGGCGAGGCCCATGTCGACAAGCATTTCATCCAGGTGGCCGATATCGATCTGGGCGTATCGCCCTGGAATACCGGAGCGGGCTGGGAGCCGATCGGCGGATATCTCGATGCGGTCTCGTTTCGCGGAACCTACGACGGCAACGGCTACACCATCAAAAACCTGACGATCAACACCACCAATAGCGAAACCTATGCGAGTCTGTTTGGGCGGGTCGGCTATCAGGGCACCATCAGCAATCTTCGTCTGGAGAATATTGCCATCACGGCAACCGGCCATGCGGGCGGCATTTCCGGCTATCTTGAAGGGGGCAGCCTGCACAATTGCCAGGTTTCGGGCCAGATCGACCTGGCCAGCGGCATGCAGTGGTACGCAGGCGGGTTTGTCGGGTATCTGTCGGGAAGTATCGAAAATTCCCATGCCTCCGTATCGATCAGTTCCAGTGCGGGAGAAAAGATCGGCGGCATGGTCGGTGCGGCCGCCCATGCCACGATTACGAACTCCTATGCGACCGGAAACGTGTCGGGATTCCGGTCCGTGGGCGGGCTGATCGGCGAAGTATGGAACAACGTCCGGATTGAAAACGTCTATGCGGCCGGAGCGGTGTCCGGCAGCCAGAATACCGGCGGATTGGTCGGCACCCCAGGTTTCGATCAGGCCTTTGTGGTCAACTCCTACTACAACAGCGACATCAGCGGACAGTCCGATACCGGCAAGGGGGAACCGCTGACGACCGCTCAGATGGGAACCGTGGCCGCCTTTGCCGGCTGGGATTTCACCGCGGTCTGGCAGATTGTCGAGGGGGTCACCTTTCCCTATTTGCGTTCTCACGCTTTCTTCTCGACAACTCCGGTTCTGCTGTCCCCTTTCAATGGTGCCGCAGTTGCCGGTTCCAGTCCCTTGCTGAGCTGGCTTCCGGTCAAGGCGCCCGCGCAGGGCGAGATTGCCGGCTACGAAGTGCAGATCTGCACAGATCCCGGGTTTTCATCGGAAAATACCTTGAGCCGGATGGTCTGGCTCGGCGAGCCGCTGGTCGGCAGCCTCGGCATCGCCGGAATTTTGCTCGGCGGCGCTTGCCTGATCAATGGACGTCGTCGCCGGCTGGCGATTCTCGCTGCAGGGCTGGTTTTGACCGGCGCACTGGTGGGCGGCTGCGGTGGCGGCAGCAGCAGTGACAATACGCAAAACGTTGAGGATCCCGAAGAAATTGCCGCTTTGACGCTTGAGGTGCAGGACACTTTGGAGGAAGGGACGACCTACTACTGGCGGGTCCGCGCTGTGGATTCACTGAATGAAGCATCCGATTGGAGCCCGACCTGGAGCTTCAGCACTCCCGGGCAGCGCTGA
- the pap gene encoding polyphosphate:AMP phosphotransferase, producing the protein MFESAELGHRISKQDYKQEVPQLREKLLDVQYDLLEKKNFSVLLLVGGVDCAGKGETVNVLNEWLDTRHLETHALRELTDEERERPPMFRFWRVLPSKGKISIFIGTWYSVPLLRNVYGEIGNAELDQYLDRNLRFEQMLCREGCLILKFWLHLSKKAQKERLKELESDPRTRWRVTKTDWQHYKLYDRFRQVSERMLRSTSTPEAPWTVVEGADPRYRYLTIGKMIHEALSRRLENDLILPASNSLPLMTTAIDDLRILQILDPNLALPKKEYRDQLAEWQGRLNRLSRADGFRNLSVVVVFEGYDAAGKGGSIRRIIQALDARFYRVVPVAAPTDEERARPYLWRFWRHLPRRGRFAIFDRSWYGRVLVERVENFCSQADWMRAYGEINDFEEQLIRHQTVVVKFWLSISKDEQLRRFEEREKVGFKRFKITGEDWRNRENWDAYEAAACDMIERTSTEIAPWTLVEANDKSYARIKVLKTLVCRIEDALNGKHAHQGR; encoded by the coding sequence ATGTTCGAATCCGCCGAGCTCGGCCATCGCATCAGCAAACAGGATTACAAGCAGGAGGTTCCCCAATTGCGGGAGAAGCTGCTCGATGTGCAGTATGACCTGCTGGAGAAAAAGAACTTCTCCGTCCTGCTGCTGGTGGGCGGAGTGGACTGCGCGGGCAAGGGAGAAACGGTCAACGTTTTGAACGAATGGCTTGATACGCGCCACCTCGAAACCCACGCTCTGCGCGAATTAACGGACGAAGAGCGGGAACGGCCCCCCATGTTCCGTTTCTGGCGGGTTCTGCCGAGCAAAGGGAAAATCAGCATTTTTATCGGCACCTGGTACTCGGTTCCCCTGCTGCGAAATGTCTATGGCGAAATCGGCAACGCCGAGCTCGATCAGTACCTCGACCGAAATTTGCGTTTCGAGCAGATGCTGTGCCGGGAAGGCTGTCTGATTCTCAAGTTCTGGCTGCACCTGTCGAAAAAAGCCCAGAAAGAACGTCTCAAGGAGCTGGAATCGGACCCCCGAACCCGATGGCGGGTGACCAAAACCGATTGGCAGCATTATAAACTGTACGACCGGTTCCGCCAGGTCTCCGAACGCATGCTGCGCAGCACCAGCACCCCTGAGGCTCCCTGGACGGTGGTCGAGGGAGCCGATCCGCGTTACCGCTATCTCACCATCGGCAAAATGATTCACGAAGCATTGTCACGCCGCCTCGAAAACGACCTTATCCTGCCGGCTTCGAACAGCCTTCCGCTCATGACCACCGCCATAGACGACTTGCGCATTCTGCAGATTCTCGATCCGAATCTTGCCCTGCCCAAAAAAGAGTACCGGGATCAACTGGCCGAATGGCAGGGGCGTCTGAACCGGCTTTCCCGGGCGGACGGCTTTCGGAATCTGTCGGTTGTGGTGGTCTTCGAAGGGTATGACGCCGCCGGCAAGGGGGGCAGCATCCGGCGCATTATCCAGGCTCTCGATGCCCGGTTCTATCGGGTCGTCCCCGTCGCCGCACCCACCGATGAGGAGCGGGCGCGGCCTTATCTCTGGCGGTTCTGGCGTCATCTGCCGCGACGGGGCCGGTTCGCCATTTTCGACCGGTCCTGGTATGGCCGGGTTCTGGTGGAAAGGGTGGAAAATTTCTGCTCCCAGGCCGACTGGATGAGGGCCTACGGCGAGATCAACGATTTCGAGGAGCAGTTGATCCGCCATCAGACGGTGGTTGTCAAGTTCTGGCTCTCGATCAGCAAGGACGAACAGTTGCGGCGTTTTGAGGAAAGGGAAAAGGTCGGCTTCAAACGTTTCAAGATCACTGGGGAAGATTGGCGCAACCGGGAAAACTGGGATGCCTATGAAGCGGCTGCTTGCGACATGATCGAACGGACCAGCACCGAAATCGCTCCCTGGACCCTGGTTGAAGCCAACGACAAGTCTTATGCCCGGATCAAGGTCTTAAAAACTCTGGTCTGTCGAATTGAGGATGCCTTGAATGGAAAGCATGCCCATCAGGGCCGTTAA
- the ycaC gene encoding isochorismate family cysteine hydrolase YcaC: protein MTKPYVRLDKTDAAVLLVDHQTGLLSLVRDIEPAAFVNSVLALADLARYFGLPTILTTSFEDGPNGPLMPELKEIFPDAPTIARPGQINAWDNEDFVAAVKETGKKQLIIAGIVTEVCVAFPALSALEEGYEVFVVTDASGTFNEVTRHSAWERMSAAGAQLMSWFGVACELHRDWRNDVEGLGRLFSNHIPDYRNLITSYNTIKAGK, encoded by the coding sequence ATGACCAAGCCCTACGTTCGCCTGGACAAGACAGATGCGGCGGTACTGCTCGTGGATCATCAAACCGGGCTGCTGTCGCTGGTGCGCGATATCGAGCCGGCGGCGTTCGTCAACAGCGTCCTGGCTCTTGCCGATCTCGCCAGATACTTCGGCCTGCCGACCATTCTCACGACCAGCTTCGAGGACGGGCCCAACGGGCCGTTGATGCCGGAACTCAAGGAAATCTTTCCGGATGCTCCCACTATCGCCCGGCCGGGGCAGATCAACGCCTGGGACAATGAAGACTTTGTTGCTGCGGTAAAAGAGACGGGAAAAAAGCAGCTGATCATCGCCGGGATCGTAACCGAGGTGTGCGTCGCTTTCCCGGCGCTTTCAGCCCTGGAGGAGGGGTACGAGGTTTTCGTGGTGACCGATGCCTCGGGGACCTTCAACGAGGTGACCCGACACTCCGCCTGGGAGCGGATGTCGGCGGCGGGCGCCCAGCTGATGAGCTGGTTCGGAGTGGCGTGCGAACTGCATCGCGACTGGCGCAACGACGTCGAGGGGCTGGGGCGCCTGTTTTCCAACCATATTCCCGATTATCGCAATCTGATCACCAGCTATAACACAATCAAGGCGGGAAAATAG